One window from the genome of Pelorhabdus rhamnosifermentans encodes:
- a CDS encoding peptidase MA family metallohydrolase, whose translation MMRQITGSDTPIVMGLLAIMLAVLFFAQFSMKPRLWLYPLARQAVMAKLDYETRNMQEVETEHFLIKYTADDADQVALVAEAAEQAYQPVTSLLGYVPAKKAVLYIYPDRVEMRKAIGWSGDESAMGVYYNGVIQILSPKVWLQKQDTAETFIHNGPVAHEFTHLVLDYQTNGNYSRWFTEGVAQYAEYNINGYEWITPTNHLTGPLYTLAELDEHFDELPNQALAYRESLAAVRFIAENFGVDKLRQIDSSLAKGNKLETAISVVLGLNYEQYEHDFKKWGIDHMEDR comes from the coding sequence ATGATGCGTCAAATAACGGGATCAGATACACCCATTGTGATGGGCCTTTTAGCCATCATGCTTGCTGTGTTATTTTTTGCGCAGTTTTCAATGAAGCCACGTCTATGGCTATACCCGCTCGCTCGGCAGGCTGTTATGGCAAAGCTAGATTATGAAACACGTAATATGCAAGAAGTTGAAACAGAACATTTTTTGATTAAATACACGGCAGATGATGCCGATCAGGTAGCACTTGTTGCTGAAGCGGCTGAACAGGCTTATCAGCCTGTAACAAGCTTATTAGGTTATGTGCCGGCTAAGAAAGCGGTTCTTTATATTTATCCCGATCGCGTGGAAATGCGCAAAGCTATTGGCTGGTCTGGTGACGAAAGCGCTATGGGCGTTTATTATAACGGTGTCATTCAGATTCTGTCACCCAAAGTTTGGCTGCAAAAACAGGATACGGCTGAGACCTTTATTCATAATGGTCCTGTAGCGCATGAATTTACTCACCTTGTCTTAGATTATCAAACAAACGGCAACTATTCGCGTTGGTTTACGGAAGGCGTTGCCCAGTATGCTGAGTATAACATCAATGGCTATGAATGGATTACCCCGACGAATCATTTAACAGGTCCTCTGTATACGTTAGCCGAATTAGATGAGCATTTTGACGAATTGCCGAATCAGGCTTTGGCTTATCGGGAATCGCTGGCAGCTGTTCGGTTTATTGCCGAAAATTTCGGCGTTGATAAGTTGCGCCAAATTGATAGTTCCCTTGCCAAGGGGAACAAGCTTGAAACAGCTATTTCAGTTGTTTTGGGATTAAATTATGAGCAGTATGAGCATGACTTTAAAAAATGGGGCATAGATCACATGGAAGATCGTTAA
- a CDS encoding phosphomannomutase/phosphoglucomutase: protein MANIFHACDIRGVAGKDLTAENTREIGWAVGTKLTGKRVVVGGDVRLSTPEFQPVMVSALAEAGCEVFNIGTVSTPAFYFALQQLKAEGGVMVTASHNPAPYNGFKLVLGPQPITEEALAEIEALVDKKAFLFSKGSQTDHSILGDYIEKTAAKAKAPQKLFRVVIDAGNGATALTAAAVLKKIGYDVIELFCEPDGSFPNRPPNPALSENLAALSAKVKESGSGAGIAFDGDGDRVGIVDEQGNIVPNDQIMVLLARYYLDKQAGPIIYDAKCSMVVPEEIVKAGGRPVMARAGHTFSKMAFLREKALFAGEISGHFFFKELGYDDGLFAGIKVCELIARFGSLSAQVATIPNYLLTPDIRVPYYGSDKEEILAVMAEKLAAYSTNRIDGIRIEFTDGWGMMRSSVTEPMFTLRFEAKSKQRLREIEQLLLAAMPISLQQDVRRKILSCEGFLQAESK, encoded by the coding sequence ATGGCAAATATCTTTCATGCCTGTGATATACGAGGAGTTGCAGGAAAAGATCTTACGGCAGAAAACACCCGCGAAATCGGCTGGGCTGTTGGTACGAAATTGACAGGAAAACGAGTAGTCGTTGGTGGTGATGTGCGTTTGTCAACGCCTGAATTCCAACCTGTCATGGTTTCAGCTTTAGCTGAAGCAGGTTGTGAAGTATTCAATATTGGCACCGTTTCAACGCCAGCTTTTTATTTTGCTTTGCAGCAGCTTAAAGCAGAAGGTGGTGTTATGGTTACGGCTTCTCATAATCCTGCCCCTTATAATGGTTTTAAGTTGGTTCTTGGACCGCAGCCTATTACGGAAGAAGCACTTGCAGAAATTGAGGCTCTTGTCGATAAAAAAGCATTTTTATTCAGCAAGGGAAGTCAGACTGACCATTCCATTCTTGGTGATTACATAGAAAAAACAGCAGCTAAGGCCAAGGCGCCCCAAAAGCTCTTTAGGGTCGTTATTGATGCGGGGAATGGTGCAACAGCTCTGACAGCCGCGGCTGTTTTAAAGAAAATCGGTTATGATGTCATTGAACTTTTTTGTGAGCCTGATGGGTCTTTTCCTAATCGTCCGCCCAATCCGGCCTTAAGTGAAAATCTCGCGGCCTTATCAGCCAAAGTCAAGGAAAGCGGATCTGGCGCAGGCATTGCCTTTGATGGTGATGGTGACAGAGTTGGCATTGTTGATGAACAGGGTAACATTGTTCCCAATGATCAGATTATGGTATTACTTGCACGTTATTATCTAGATAAGCAAGCTGGGCCGATTATTTATGATGCCAAATGTTCCATGGTGGTACCAGAGGAAATTGTGAAAGCTGGCGGCAGGCCTGTTATGGCTCGTGCTGGTCATACCTTTAGTAAAATGGCTTTTTTACGGGAAAAGGCGTTATTTGCCGGGGAAATTAGCGGACACTTTTTCTTCAAGGAACTCGGTTATGATGATGGTTTGTTTGCTGGAATTAAGGTTTGTGAGCTTATTGCCAGGTTTGGTTCGTTATCTGCACAGGTCGCGACGATTCCAAATTATCTGTTGACACCGGATATTCGTGTGCCTTATTATGGCAGTGATAAAGAAGAAATTTTAGCTGTTATGGCTGAAAAACTAGCCGCCTATTCGACTAATCGCATTGATGGTATACGCATCGAATTTACTGATGGCTGGGGCATGATGCGATCATCTGTGACAGAACCCATGTTTACGCTGCGATTTGAAGCGAAGAGCAAGCAGCGGCTACGGGAAATTGAACAGCTCCTTTTGGCGGCTATGCCAATTTCTTTGCAACAAGATGTTCGGCGGAAAATTTTATCTTGCGAAGGATTTTTGCAAGCGGAATCGAAATAA
- a CDS encoding MBL fold metallo-hydrolase, translating into MEVHVLASGSSGNATYLQLGQARILVDAGISTRRIQQSLIKLGTSIAELDGILITHEHRDHIYGLETLMKKFHVPVYATAKTWDAMYLKARLPDNYCVELKPSFTVQDVCIEPFRISHDAADPVGYSIYGENMKCSMATDLGFVTEGVKQALALSDVLVLESNHDVKMLENGSYPWYLKKRILSNRGHLSNLDAGWLLTRLERKNHTHVFLAHMSKENNTPEVAKSTVCEVLQSQKLTDEFSIHLTYPDCISSLSAG; encoded by the coding sequence ATGGAAGTTCATGTACTAGCTAGTGGTAGTTCAGGCAACGCCACTTATTTGCAACTCGGTCAGGCTCGTATTTTAGTTGATGCGGGTATCAGTACCCGACGAATTCAGCAATCTTTAATCAAGCTTGGGACATCTATTGCTGAACTTGATGGTATTTTAATTACTCATGAACATCGCGATCATATTTATGGGTTAGAAACACTGATGAAAAAATTTCACGTTCCTGTTTATGCCACTGCCAAGACGTGGGATGCCATGTACTTAAAAGCTCGTTTGCCTGACAACTATTGTGTTGAGTTAAAGCCTAGTTTCACGGTGCAAGACGTGTGTATTGAACCTTTTCGCATTTCCCATGATGCGGCAGATCCGGTGGGTTATTCGATCTATGGTGAGAATATGAAATGCTCTATGGCAACAGACTTAGGTTTTGTGACGGAGGGAGTCAAGCAGGCATTAGCATTGTCTGATGTGCTTGTGTTGGAATCAAATCATGATGTAAAAATGCTTGAAAATGGTTCTTATCCGTGGTATTTGAAAAAACGGATTTTAAGTAATCGCGGTCATTTATCGAATCTTGATGCAGGGTGGTTATTAACGCGTTTGGAAAGAAAAAATCACACTCATGTTTTCTTAGCCCATATGAGTAAGGAAAATAATACGCCGGAAGTGGCAAAGAGCACCGTGTGTGAGGTCCTTCAAAGCCAAAAATTGACCGACGAATTTAGTATACATTTAACTTATCCTGATTGCATATCCAGTTTAAGCGCTGGCTAG
- a CDS encoding S1C family serine protease, translating into MKKRVISYVVVALVGIMLGASVMVGCSGRFFAKPNPQGTSQIANLNQPVNMAGVSDARNTPIVRAAQAVAPAVVGITNKAYARDYFNRKVLVEQGEGSGVIIDSNGYIATNNHVVDGAQELVVSLPDGRTFTGKVLGADPATDLAVVKIDATGLPVASLGDSDGLLVGEPAIAIGNPLGLEFQGSVTVGVISALNRSIEIGERKFKLIQTDAAINPGNSGGALVNADGVVIGINSAKISDTGVEGIGFSIPINAARPILQSIIEKGHVVRAYLGVGVLDKNSAPKYGYTLNVDKGIYVVNVTIGGPAAKAGIKPGDIITKVAGNEINSVPDLRSILDGQSVGSKVDVEITRDDQTSTVSVLLEEMPTQAQ; encoded by the coding sequence ATGAAAAAACGTGTTATATCGTATGTCGTTGTTGCCCTTGTTGGTATTATGCTTGGAGCGAGTGTTATGGTAGGCTGCAGCGGGCGTTTTTTTGCCAAGCCCAATCCACAAGGAACCTCGCAAATTGCTAATTTAAATCAGCCCGTCAATATGGCGGGTGTATCAGATGCCCGTAATACGCCGATTGTTCGTGCTGCGCAAGCCGTGGCTCCTGCTGTTGTAGGTATTACGAATAAAGCCTATGCACGTGACTACTTTAATCGTAAGGTCCTTGTCGAACAAGGGGAGGGTTCTGGCGTCATCATTGATTCCAATGGCTATATTGCGACAAATAATCATGTCGTCGATGGTGCCCAGGAGTTAGTTGTTTCTTTGCCTGATGGGCGGACTTTTACGGGGAAGGTACTTGGTGCTGACCCTGCGACAGATTTAGCTGTTGTAAAAATTGATGCAACGGGATTACCTGTTGCATCGCTAGGCGATTCGGACGGATTATTAGTGGGTGAACCAGCGATTGCGATTGGTAATCCACTGGGATTGGAATTTCAAGGCAGTGTAACAGTGGGTGTCATTAGTGCCCTCAATCGTTCCATTGAAATTGGTGAACGGAAGTTCAAACTGATTCAAACCGATGCCGCCATTAATCCGGGCAATTCCGGGGGGGCTCTTGTCAATGCGGATGGTGTTGTGATTGGTATTAATAGTGCTAAAATCTCTGATACAGGTGTAGAAGGTATCGGGTTTTCCATTCCTATTAATGCGGCACGGCCAATTTTACAATCCATTATTGAGAAAGGTCATGTTGTACGGGCTTATTTAGGTGTTGGTGTGCTTGATAAGAATTCGGCACCGAAGTATGGCTATACCTTGAATGTTGATAAGGGGATTTATGTTGTCAATGTAACCATCGGCGGTCCGGCAGCCAAGGCCGGAATTAAACCCGGCGATATTATTACGAAAGTTGCAGGCAATGAAATTAATTCCGTACCTGATTTACGGTCGATTCTTGACGGTCAAAGCGTTGGATCAAAGGTTGATGTAGAAATTACTCGTGATGATCAGACAAGTACAGTCAGCGTATTGCTGGAAGAAATGCCGACTCAAGCTCAGTAA
- the rlmH gene encoding 23S rRNA (pseudouridine(1915)-N(3))-methyltransferase RlmH produces the protein MHIQIIGIGKIKEKYLSQGIAEFTKRLTPYCRLIITELGEEKMPEHPSQAEKIKVIEKEGERIIKALRPTSYVILLDVVGKAISSENLAEKLSDLALVGKSEVTFIIGGAFGLSDAVRQAADERISFSKMTFTHQMIRLLLVEQLYRAYKINRGEPYHL, from the coding sequence ATGCATATTCAAATTATTGGAATAGGAAAAATTAAAGAGAAGTATCTGAGTCAAGGCATTGCTGAATTTACTAAAAGATTAACACCGTATTGTCGGCTCATCATTACTGAGCTTGGCGAAGAAAAGATGCCTGAACATCCATCTCAGGCTGAAAAGATCAAAGTCATTGAAAAAGAGGGCGAGCGCATTATTAAGGCGCTTCGCCCTACTTCTTATGTCATCCTTCTTGATGTTGTCGGGAAAGCCATTTCCAGCGAAAACTTGGCGGAAAAACTAAGTGATTTAGCTCTTGTTGGTAAAAGCGAAGTCACCTTTATTATCGGCGGTGCCTTCGGTCTCTCTGATGCCGTTAGGCAGGCAGCGGATGAACGTATTAGCTTTTCTAAAATGACCTTTACTCATCAAATGATTCGCTTGCTGCTAGTAGAACAGCTCTACCGGGCATATAAAATTAATCGGGGAGAACCCTATCACCTCTAA